ACCACGCCGCAGGAGGCGGCCGATCGGCTGCTCGATGACGTTCTGGCCGAGGCCTGGCCGGAGCGCGGCCATAAATAGGGTTCCCTTGCCGGGCGACACCCGTTAAGAAGCCGCTCCTTCATTCCCCGACCAGCTTTGCGGTAGCGCCATGACCCTCACTTGCGGCCTCGATTTCGGCACGTCCAATTCCACCATGGGTGTTGCCGCCAATGGCGTGCCTCAATTGCTGGCGCTCGAGGATGGTCGCCAGACGATTCCCAGCGCCATCTTCTTCTCGTTTGAGGATGACGTGACCTATTTCGGGCGCAAGGCGCTGTCCGAATACGTCACCGGCGCCGATGGGCGTATCATGCGCGCGCTCAAGAGCGTGCTCGGCACCAGCCTCATCAACGATCGCACGCGCATCAAGAAGCACCAGGTTGCCTTCACCGATATCCTTGGTCTCTTCATTGCCGAGCTCAAGCAGCGCGCGGAAACCGCCCTCGATGGTCAGATCGAACAGGTCGTCGTTGGCCGTCCGGTTCGCTTTGTCGATGACGACGACAAGGCCGATGCCGAAGCGCAGGACCAGCTCGAAGCCGCCGTGCGCAAGCAGGGCTACCGGCATGTCGAGTTCCAGTTCGAGCCCATCGCCGCCGCCCTTGACTATGAGCGCTCGGTGATCCGCGAGGAGCTGGCGCTGGTCGTCGACCTCGGCGGCGGCACGTCCGACTTCACTGTCATCCGGGTTTCACCCGAGCGCGCCAGAGCGACCGCGCGTGCGCAGGACATCCTGGCCACGGCCGGCGTCCATATCGGCGGCACCGATTTCGATCGACTGCTTTCCATGGGCAAGATCATGCCCATGCTCGGCTACCAGACCGAGACCGCCGATCACAAGCGCGTCCTGCCCTCGGCGCCCTATTACGACCTGGCCACCTGGCACCGCATCAACCGGCTCTATAATCCCAAGACGCTGGCCGAACTGCGCAGCACCCGCAACGAGGCCGAGCGTCCCGAGCTCGTCGAGCGCATGATCGACATCGTCGAGAACCGCCTTGGCCACCGCCTCGGCGCCAGCGTCGAAGAAGCCAAGATCGGGCTCTCAGATGCCGAGCAGGTGCGTTTCGCCTTCGCTGCCCATGAGCATGACCTCGAAACCGAGATCACCCGCGCCGATTTCGATGCTGTCCTCGAAAACTCCGTCGCCCGCATCAAGGCCACCATCGACGCCACCCTGCAGCTCGCCGGTATCGAAGCTCCGGCCATCGAAACCCTGATCCTCACCGGCGGCTCCACC
The sequence above is a segment of the Paradevosia shaoguanensis genome. Coding sequences within it:
- a CDS encoding Hsp70 family protein — its product is MTLTCGLDFGTSNSTMGVAANGVPQLLALEDGRQTIPSAIFFSFEDDVTYFGRKALSEYVTGADGRIMRALKSVLGTSLINDRTRIKKHQVAFTDILGLFIAELKQRAETALDGQIEQVVVGRPVRFVDDDDKADAEAQDQLEAAVRKQGYRHVEFQFEPIAAALDYERSVIREELALVVDLGGGTSDFTVIRVSPERARATARAQDILATAGVHIGGTDFDRLLSMGKIMPMLGYQTETADHKRVLPSAPYYDLATWHRINRLYNPKTLAELRSTRNEAERPELVERMIDIVENRLGHRLGASVEEAKIGLSDAEQVRFAFAAHEHDLETEITRADFDAVLENSVARIKATIDATLQLAGIEAPAIETLILTGGSTLVPAIVAALAAMFPKAQTVRTDVLGSVGLGLALDASRRFQG